A genomic window from Candidatus Bathyarchaeota archaeon includes:
- a CDS encoding energy-coupling factor transporter transmembrane component T: MSLLERLRFSRVNSPIHEIDPRVKFLLTMVIFVSAILFTRLLPLLFILLIQVPIVFIGKIQREWAQSLKGGLFLAIIILTTNLVSLYYFNNRTLTTENLEYGLAITVRFLVLITSFSIFFLTTSPDKLSLALEKARIPFEFNFAFITAIRFVPVLADEAQSIIDAQRSRGLELDKGNLFGRIKNYIPILLPLIINSIRRSLELAEAMESRAFGATRKRTNLYELKMIGKDYAALGIVLLALALALYIKYVFPPLGPLFPPSTII, translated from the coding sequence TTGAGCCTGCTGGAGAGACTCCGTTTCAGTAGAGTAAATTCTCCCATCCACGAGATTGACCCCCGAGTGAAGTTCCTCCTAACTATGGTGATTTTTGTCTCCGCTATTCTATTCACCCGGCTTCTGCCCCTCCTGTTCATCTTGCTAATCCAGGTCCCCATTGTCTTCATCGGAAAGATCCAAAGGGAGTGGGCCCAGAGCTTGAAAGGAGGTCTATTCCTGGCAATCATTATCCTGACGACTAATCTGGTCTCTCTTTACTATTTCAACAACAGGACCCTCACCACTGAGAATCTGGAGTACGGTCTCGCCATCACTGTCCGCTTTCTAGTGCTTATTACCTCTTTCTCCATCTTCTTCCTTACTACCTCCCCAGACAAGCTAAGCCTTGCACTTGAGAAAGCACGGATTCCATTTGAGTTCAACTTCGCGTTCATTACAGCGATCCGGTTCGTCCCTGTTCTCGCAGACGAGGCCCAATCTATTATTGACGCCCAGAGGTCTAGAGGGCTTGAGCTCGACAAAGGAAACTTGTTTGGGAGGATAAAGAATTATATTCCCATATTGCTCCCGCTAATAATCAACTCCATCAGACGGAGCCTTGAGCTGGCCGAGGCCATGGAGTCTCGGGCATTTGGGGCAACCAGAAAAAGAACGAATCTCTACGAGCTTAAGATGATTGGAAAGGACTATGCCGCTCTGGGTATAGTGCTCTTGGCACTTGCCTTGGCACTATATATTAAATACGTGTTTCCACCACTTGGACCGTTATTTCCCCCTAGTACCATAATATAG